A window of Leptolyngbya sp. FACHB-261 genomic DNA:
TATTCTGTCGTAGGGGATTTGAGCGTTCTGCCTGCTCATCTGCCTAACTGGGAGCGCTGGTACGGTGTAGCCGAGTATATTGTTCTACGTTTAGAGCCAGAACTAGTCACCCAAGCCATACAATCGCCAGAGACCAATCACCTTGAAATCATTCCACAGCTTAGAATTCGTGACCCACTCATGCAGCAAATGGGTCTAGCCCTGTTGACAGAAACTAAAACTGGAGGACCGCTAAGCCGTCTCTATGCTGAATCAATGGCAACTGCACTAGCGGTTCACCTGCTCAGATATTATTCTGCTTCCTCGCCCACAATCAAGGATTACACCGATGGTTTACCATCATTAAAACTGCGTCAAGTCATCGAATATATCCATGAGAACTTGTCACAGGATTTAAGCCTGAGCGAACTCGCCGCTCTAATTAAGCTGAGCCCCAACTACTTTGTCAGCTTGTTCAAACGCTCAACCGGTTTGCCCCCCCATCAGTACGTACTGCATCAGCGCATCGAGCGTGCCAAGCTACTCCTGGCAGAGAACCAGCTTTCCATTATTGAAATCTGTCATCGTGTCGGCTTCCAAAGCCATAGCCACTTTACAACCGTATTTCGACGGCTGACAGGAACAACACCCAAAGCCTATCGGGAACTGACCAAAGCTTAAATATCCCTCAGTTTTGCGTCCAGGACAGTACATCACTGCGGGCTTTCGTAAGATTACGACAATCAGTGGAAGAACTAGCAAGACACCCGGAACCTAGTCTCTGTATAATCGCTTTCAAACAAAGAACCCTGCAAAAAGAACCAAAAGAACCACACGAAATCAGCGCTGTTGAGTTTTGTTGAGTTTATTGCTATTCGCTATTTTGGAGCCAACATTAAATGAGCAAGCAACAGAAACCCAGCAAGCAGACTGGCCACAACAAATCAGAACTGACCAAACCGATCACCCGACGCGAAATCATTGGCGCAAGTGTCGCTGGGCTGGCAGCAGCAGCGACCGCTAACAGTGCGTTTGCTAATACTCAAAAACCCGTTGAGTCAGAAAATAGCAGGGTAAATTCTACAGGTAAATTCAGAGACAAAGTGGTTCTGATTACTGGCGCGACTTCTGGCATTGGTAAAGCCACTGCCTACGCTTTCGCGAGAGAAGGAGCCAAAGTCTTTTTTTGTGGTCGCCGCACTGAGTTGGGAGAAACCAATGTGCGCGAAATCAAAGCCTTTGGGGGTGAAGCAACCTACATGCAAGCCGATGTCAGAAAAGAAGGCGAGGTTAGAAATTTTGTTAACGGCTGTGTGCAGAAATACGGTCGCATCGACATTGCTTTCAACAATGCTGGCATTGAGGCTCCCCCCAAAGCAATTGCTGACCTGTCCCTAGAGGAGTGGAACAACGTCATCGCCACCAACGTAACCGGCGTTTTTTTGGCGATGAAGTATGAGATTCCGGTGATGTCGAAGCAAGCTAGCGGCATCATTGTCAACACCGCTTCAGTCGGCGGACACCAAGGCTTTGCCAACATTGGCCCTTACGGTGCAAGCAAGGCTGGCGTCATGTCCCTAAGCAGAACTGGGGCAATGGAACTGACCAGCAAAAACATCCGCGTGAATTCCTTCTCGCCTGGTGCCGTTGACACCCCCATGTTGCACCGAGCGCTCAGTTCTTGGGGCATGAGCACAGAAGCCGCCGTCAAAGACTATCCGATCAACCGCTTAGCAACCGCAGAAGAGATGGCCCGTGTGGTCATGTGGCTGTCTTCCGAGGATGCCACGATTATGGTCGGCACCGATATTGATGCCACAGGCGGTTACATCACTAAATAAACAGACGCAATCTAAGACCCAAAACATCCCCCGTAGTCTTCAGTACACTCGAATCGGCTCAGGGTAGTTATCATGACAGGTCGTTACTGTGGGGCCATTAAGACCTCATAGCTGCTGTGGAACCCCGCATCATTGTCTGTGGCTTGGGCCACTTGGGTCAGAGCATCCTGCAACTGCTCAAAGCGCAGAACATTGCCGTGGCCGGGATTACCCGCAATCCACCGCGAGACTTAGGGCTCGGGCTTGACCTCAGCCAGGTCCGAGTCGGCGATTATCAATCCGCCGAGGTCTTATTGAGCGTTGGTATCCAACACGCTCAGACCCTAGTGCTGGCTGGCTCCGACGACGCGATCAATTTGCGCACCCTCATGCAGGCTCGCATCCTCAACCCCAGCCTGCGCATCGTCAATCGCTTGTTTAACCCCGGTCTGGGTCAGCGCTTAGACCAAACCCTGTCTGGACATCTCTCCATGAGCGTTTCCGCTCTAGCCGCGCCCGCCTTTGTCTTTTCGATTTTGGGCAACGAGGCAATTGGTCAGCTCAAGCTCTTTGGGCAAACCTGGCCAATTCACGAAGTCGAAATTGACGAAGACCATGCCTGGCGCGGCAAAACCCTACGGGAATTGTGGGACGACCGCACGCGCATGTTGGTCGATTATCTACCCGCAGGCAGCCAGCAAAATCTGGTCTATTCAGTCCTGCAAGGTCGGCGTATGCGTCCCGGCGACCGCGTCATTGTTGGCATCCAACCTGAAACGCGCAACGTTCGTAGTTCACTGCGCCTGCAACTGCGACGGGCAGCCACTTCACTCGCCCAGTTATCCACCAACCAAAGCCAAGGGCTGATGTGGGGCATGGTGGCCCTGCTGGCGACTATTTTGCTTGCCACTCTGGTCTACGCTTCATCCGTGTTGCGGGTTAGCCCGCTTGATGCCCTCTACTTCGCCGTCGGCCTGATTACAGGCGCAGTGGTCACCGATATTGGCGTCGCCACAGCCCCCGCGCTGCTCAAGCTATTTACCATCCTGACCATGCTGGTCGGCGCTGCGATCATCGGTGTGTTCTACACCTTACTCAACGATTTTGTTTTAGGAGCAAGGCTCAATCACGTCCTAGAAGCAGCTCGGATTCCGCGCAAAGGCCATTACATCGTCTGTGGCTTGGGCGGCGTTGGCTGGCAAATCGTACATCAACTGCACCAGCAGGGACATGACGTGGTGGTCATCGAGCGGGACGAGCGCAATCGTTTTTTGAGCAGTGTGCGCAGCTTGCGAATTCCAGTCATTCAAGCCGATGCCAACCTTGGCCCCACGCTCCAAACCGCGAATATTCAAGGCGCTGATGGCTTACTGGCCGTCACCAGCGACGACACCGTCAACTTAGAAATTGCACTGAGTGCCCGAAGTTTAGTCAGCACCTTACCCATCGTCGTGCGCAGCC
This region includes:
- a CDS encoding AraC family transcriptional regulator translates to MAEDKFAIALPDILPNQPVFTSQPQQWQGITVEQHCQPPSEIPDHCLPHHLIAIQTGPAIKVENVVNGRFQSGYSVVGDLSVLPAHLPNWERWYGVAEYIVLRLEPELVTQAIQSPETNHLEIIPQLRIRDPLMQQMGLALLTETKTGGPLSRLYAESMATALAVHLLRYYSASSPTIKDYTDGLPSLKLRQVIEYIHENLSQDLSLSELAALIKLSPNYFVSLFKRSTGLPPHQYVLHQRIERAKLLLAENQLSIIEICHRVGFQSHSHFTTVFRRLTGTTPKAYRELTKA
- a CDS encoding SDR family NAD(P)-dependent oxidoreductase, whose product is MSKQQKPSKQTGHNKSELTKPITRREIIGASVAGLAAAATANSAFANTQKPVESENSRVNSTGKFRDKVVLITGATSGIGKATAYAFAREGAKVFFCGRRTELGETNVREIKAFGGEATYMQADVRKEGEVRNFVNGCVQKYGRIDIAFNNAGIEAPPKAIADLSLEEWNNVIATNVTGVFLAMKYEIPVMSKQASGIIVNTASVGGHQGFANIGPYGASKAGVMSLSRTGAMELTSKNIRVNSFSPGAVDTPMLHRALSSWGMSTEAAVKDYPINRLATAEEMARVVMWLSSEDATIMVGTDIDATGGYITK
- a CDS encoding NAD-binding protein gives rise to the protein MEPRIIVCGLGHLGQSILQLLKAQNIAVAGITRNPPRDLGLGLDLSQVRVGDYQSAEVLLSVGIQHAQTLVLAGSDDAINLRTLMQARILNPSLRIVNRLFNPGLGQRLDQTLSGHLSMSVSALAAPAFVFSILGNEAIGQLKLFGQTWPIHEVEIDEDHAWRGKTLRELWDDRTRMLVDYLPAGSQQNLVYSVLQGRRMRPGDRVIVGIQPETRNVRSSLRLQLRRAATSLAQLSTNQSQGLMWGMVALLATILLATLVYASSVLRVSPLDALYFAVGLITGAVVTDIGVATAPALLKLFTILTMLVGAAIIGVFYTLLNDFVLGARLNHVLEAARIPRKGHYIVCGLGGVGWQIVHQLHQQGHDVVVIERDERNRFLSSVRSLRIPVIQADANLGPTLQTANIQGADGLLAVTSDDTVNLEIALSARSLVSTLPIVVRSQTPRFSHMMQQVFHFTKVLNPVELTAPSFVSAALGGRILGSGMTVDGLWLAAAIVITPEHPFCNLQIQSAAIAVDFVPLYLDRPSRLVHGWDLLDAVLEAGDTLYLTIPASRLEHLQPGSLSLLSLSELNSGRTGRA